One Pseudoalteromonas rubra genomic window, AGTGGTGAAATCTACTCAGACCGTGTTGTTGCTTTGGCCGGTCCGAGCGTGAAGAACCCACGTCTTGTTAAAACTCAAGTTGGTGCGTCGTTAACCGATTTAGTTGCAGGTGAAACTGAAGATGGTGAAAACCGGGTCATTTCTGGCTCTGTGTTAGCTGGTAAAACAGCCGCTGGTCCTCATGCTTACCTGGGTCGTTATCATGTACAGGTTTCTGTGCTGTCTGAAGGTCGTGAGAAAGAGCTGTTTGGCTGGATCGCACCTGGTAGTACTAAATTCTCTGTAACCCGTACTTTCATCTCTCACTTTGCGCCAAGTCGTCTGTTCAAGATGACCACCTCTACCGGTGGCTCAAAGCGTGCGATGGTGCCAATTGGTAACTATGAGCGTGTAATGCCGCTTGATATCCTGCCAACTCTGTTGTTGCGTGACCTGATCTCTGGCGATTTGGACAGCGCGATTTCACTGGGTGCGCTAGAGCTGGATGAAGAAGATCTGGCGTTGTGTACCTTCGTTTGTCCGGGCAAATACGACTATGGAACAATCTTACGTGATTGCCTGACTACAATCGAGAAGGAAGGTTAAAATGGCCTTAAAGAAATTTTTAGAAGACATTGAACCTCACTTTGAACCTGGTGGTAAACACGAGAAGTGGTATGCCCTGTACGAAGCAGTTGCAACTGTTTTCTACACGCCAGGTTATGTCAACAAAGGCGGCACTCACGTACGTGATAATATCGACCTGAAACGTATCATGATCTTAGTTTGGATGGCGACATTCCCAGCTATGTTCTTTGGTATGTTCAACATTGGTCACCAGGCAGCGATTGCGATTGGCAATGGTTTTGAAATTGCAAACACTTGGCAGGCGGCATTATTCCAGCTGTTTGGCGGTGAGCTAACAGCCGATTCTGGCTGGGGCGCAAAGATGTTCTACGGGGCCTGTTTCTTCCTACCGATTTACGCGACAGTATTTATTGTCGGTGGTTTCTGGGAAGTATTATTTGCTTCAGTGCGTAAGCACGAAGTAAATGAAGGTTTCTTCGTAACATCAGTACTGTTCGCCCTGATCCTGCCCGCAACGATCCCGTTATGGCAAGTTGCGTTGGGTATCACCTTCGGTGTTGTGGTAGCAAAAGAAGTCTTCGGTGGTACAGGCCGTAACTTCCTGAACCCGGCACTGGCTGGTCGTGCATTCCTGTTCTTCGCATACCCAGGTGACATCTCAGGTGACACAGTGTGGACAGCGGTAGACTCTTTCTCAGGTGCAACTTACCTGGGTCAGGCTGCAACAGGCGCGCTGGATTATGACAACATGGTACTGTGGTGGAACGCATTCTACGGCTTTATTCAAGGTTCAGTAGGTGAAACCTCTACACTGGCTATCATGATTGGTGGTTTGTTCCTGATTTATGTTCGTATCGCATCGTGGCGCATCGTACTGGGTACTTTCCTGGGTATGGTCGTGATGTCTATGCTGCTGAACATGATCGGTTCTGACACTAACACAGTATTCGCTATGCCTTGGCACTGGCACTTAGTACTGGGTGGTTTTGCATTCGGTATGTTCTTCATGGCAACCGACCCGGTATCTGCGTCTTTCACAGACAAAGGTAAGTGGGCATATGGTGCATTGATTGGTGTAATGGTTGTACTTATCCGTGTTGTTAACCCGGCATACCCAGAGGGTATGATGTTAGCAATTCTGTTCGCAAACCTGTTCGCACCACTTTTCGACCACATGGTTGTGCAGTCTAATGTGAAGAGGAGATTAGCACGTGTCTAGTAACAATGAATCTATCGGCAAAACGCTAGGCGTTGTTGTTGGCTTATGTTTAGTGTGTGCGGTTGTCGTATCTTTTGCGGCAGTACAGCTTCGCCCACTGCAACAGGCAAACAAAATCGAAGACGTGCAGCGCAACATTTTGGCGGCTGCTGGCGTTGAGAACGTTGAAAACGTGTCAGAAACCTACAACCAAGTGATTGACGCACGCGTTGTAGATATGAAGACCGGTGAGTTTGTAGACACAGATCCTAACTCATTCGATTTCACTATGACTAAGTTCGATGCAGCGCGCAGTATTGCTTTGCCAAAAGCAAAAGACGTTGCGGGCGTTCAGCGTATGACGACTGAGTCTCCGGTTTACCTTGCTAAGAACAGCAATGGTAAATTTGAGTCTGTTATCCTGCCAATTCAGGGTTACGGTCTTTGGGGTATTATGTACGGCTTCGTAGCATTGGACCTGGACGGTGAAACCATTCAGGCAATCAAATTCTACCAGCACACTGAAACTGCGGGTCTGGGTGGCGAAATCCAAAACCCAACATGGACTGCAACCTGGCAGGGCAAAAAGCTACCAATCGACGTAGTAAAAGGCACTGCAGGTAGTGATGTGCATAAAGTAGATGGTCTGTCTGGTGCAACGTTAACGTCTAACGGTGTTGAAAATACATTTACGTTCTGGACAGGCGACGATGCGTTTGGTCCATTCCTTGCGAAAGTACGTGAAGGGGCATTGAACTAATGGCTAACTCAAAAGAAATGAAGCAAGTCCTGTTTGGACCTGTCTTTGCAAATAACCCAATTGCACTGCAAGTACTGGGTATCTGTTCTGCGCTGGCAGTAACTTCAAGCCTGAAAAACGCATTGATCATGTCAATTGCATTGACTGTGGTAACTGCGTTCTCAAGCTTGTTCATCTCTATGATCCGTAATCACATTCCGTCAAGCGTACGGATCATTGTTCAGATGACCATCATCGCGTCTCTGGTTATCGTTGTAGACCAGGTGCTGCAGGCATTTGTTTATGCCACGGCAAAAGAGCTGACGGTATTCGTTGGTCTGATCATTACCAACTGTATCGTAATGGGTCGTGCCGAAGCATACGCAATGAAGTCGCCACCTCTGATGTCATTCCTGGATGGTATCGGTAACGGCCTGGGCTACTCAGTTGTACTGATCGCAATTGGCTTCGTACGTGAACTGTTCGGTGCCGGTGCTCTGTTCGGTGTTGAAATTCTGCCGCTAATCTCTAACGGTGGTTGGTACCAGCCTATGGGTCTGTTGGTTATGCCATTTAGCTCGTTCTTCTT contains:
- a CDS encoding NADH:ubiquinone reductase (Na(+)-transporting) subunit B, with the protein product MALKKFLEDIEPHFEPGGKHEKWYALYEAVATVFYTPGYVNKGGTHVRDNIDLKRIMILVWMATFPAMFFGMFNIGHQAAIAIGNGFEIANTWQAALFQLFGGELTADSGWGAKMFYGACFFLPIYATVFIVGGFWEVLFASVRKHEVNEGFFVTSVLFALILPATIPLWQVALGITFGVVVAKEVFGGTGRNFLNPALAGRAFLFFAYPGDISGDTVWTAVDSFSGATYLGQAATGALDYDNMVLWWNAFYGFIQGSVGETSTLAIMIGGLFLIYVRIASWRIVLGTFLGMVVMSMLLNMIGSDTNTVFAMPWHWHLVLGGFAFGMFFMATDPVSASFTDKGKWAYGALIGVMVVLIRVVNPAYPEGMMLAILFANLFAPLFDHMVVQSNVKRRLARV
- a CDS encoding Na(+)-translocating NADH-quinone reductase subunit C translates to MSSNNESIGKTLGVVVGLCLVCAVVVSFAAVQLRPLQQANKIEDVQRNILAAAGVENVENVSETYNQVIDARVVDMKTGEFVDTDPNSFDFTMTKFDAARSIALPKAKDVAGVQRMTTESPVYLAKNSNGKFESVILPIQGYGLWGIMYGFVALDLDGETIQAIKFYQHTETAGLGGEIQNPTWTATWQGKKLPIDVVKGTAGSDVHKVDGLSGATLTSNGVENTFTFWTGDDAFGPFLAKVREGALN
- a CDS encoding NADH:ubiquinone reductase (Na(+)-transporting) subunit D: MANSKEMKQVLFGPVFANNPIALQVLGICSALAVTSSLKNALIMSIALTVVTAFSSLFISMIRNHIPSSVRIIVQMTIIASLVIVVDQVLQAFVYATAKELTVFVGLIITNCIVMGRAEAYAMKSPPLMSFLDGIGNGLGYSVVLIAIGFVRELFGAGALFGVEILPLISNGGWYQPMGLLVMPFSSFFLVGIFIWVLRTWKKDQVEAKA